In Pseudoalteromonas marina, a genomic segment contains:
- a CDS encoding peptidoglycan glycosyltransferase FtsI: MRNRGKKPVNNLITWRFMLVCSVVFLVFVTLVSRAAYLQVIEPDKARSESDKRTVRVEKLHVQRGMIFDRNGKELAVSVPVVSVYADPKALHKSLVSKVVRQARKNGEDKQALLDNAVELNKRTTQYYKNDLRWRELADVLRIDQAKINSRLLNDPSRRFVYLKRQVTPAVADYIGGLRLPGIHLLDESKRYYPAGEVTAHIIGFTNIDGKGIEGIEKLYENALTGEEGRRTIRKDAQGREVQVLDERERVEPESIQLSIDQRIQAIAYKAVKSAVLSYKATSGSAMVVDVKTGEVLAMVNSPSFNPNNLTDAAPHKRRNRAITDLFEPGSTVKPLAILAGLDYGAIQADEQIDTYPGWMRLGGSLVQDTRNHGEMSLREILKYSSNMGVTKVTQLVPKDYLVGLFQKVGFGSDSGTGMVGESSGLFYPNRRWSDHEIAALSFGYNIAVSTAQMARFYAMLGAGGVNRPLTVLKQDSIPEGDRVFQQQDVEAVVNMMESVFESGGTAHNVKVDGYRAAGKTGTSKKAAVGGYGDEYVGYFAGVAPASNPRLAVVVMINEPGGDVYYGGATAGPAFAEIVSNALRILNVAPDKEEVAYVKGKKNDA, from the coding sequence ATGAGAAATCGAGGCAAAAAACCAGTTAACAACTTAATCACATGGCGCTTTATGCTGGTGTGTTCGGTTGTGTTTTTGGTGTTTGTGACGCTTGTGTCTCGTGCCGCTTATTTACAAGTAATTGAACCTGATAAAGCACGTTCGGAAAGTGACAAACGTACAGTACGCGTCGAAAAACTTCATGTGCAACGTGGAATGATCTTTGACCGCAATGGCAAAGAGCTCGCGGTCAGTGTACCCGTTGTGAGTGTGTATGCTGACCCTAAAGCTTTACATAAATCACTGGTATCTAAAGTTGTTAGGCAAGCGCGAAAAAATGGTGAAGACAAACAAGCGCTGTTAGATAATGCAGTAGAACTAAACAAACGCACCACACAGTATTACAAAAACGATTTACGTTGGCGCGAATTAGCTGATGTATTACGTATTGATCAGGCAAAAATTAATTCCCGACTTTTAAATGATCCGAGTCGTCGTTTTGTTTATTTAAAACGCCAAGTAACCCCTGCAGTCGCTGATTATATTGGTGGCTTGCGTCTTCCTGGTATTCATTTATTGGATGAGTCTAAGCGTTACTATCCGGCTGGCGAAGTGACCGCGCATATTATTGGTTTTACCAACATCGATGGTAAAGGCATTGAAGGTATTGAAAAGCTCTATGAAAACGCTTTAACCGGTGAAGAAGGTCGTCGAACTATCAGAAAAGACGCCCAAGGCCGTGAAGTGCAAGTGCTAGATGAGCGAGAACGTGTAGAGCCCGAAAGTATTCAACTAAGTATTGATCAACGTATTCAGGCTATTGCTTATAAAGCTGTAAAGTCAGCGGTTTTATCTTATAAGGCTACATCGGGTTCAGCCATGGTGGTTGATGTTAAAACCGGTGAAGTATTAGCAATGGTTAATAGCCCGTCTTTCAATCCAAATAATCTAACCGATGCGGCTCCTCATAAACGCAGAAATCGCGCTATTACTGATTTGTTCGAACCGGGTTCAACCGTTAAGCCACTGGCCATTTTAGCTGGGCTAGACTACGGCGCAATTCAAGCCGATGAACAAATTGACACCTACCCAGGTTGGATGCGTTTAGGGGGAAGTTTAGTCCAAGATACGCGTAACCATGGTGAAATGTCACTACGAGAAATACTAAAATATTCGTCAAATATGGGGGTGACTAAGGTTACTCAGTTGGTTCCAAAAGACTACCTGGTGGGTTTATTCCAAAAGGTCGGATTCGGCTCTGACTCAGGCACGGGTATGGTAGGTGAAAGCAGTGGTTTATTTTACCCCAATCGTCGTTGGTCTGATCACGAAATTGCTGCATTGTCATTTGGTTACAATATTGCTGTTAGTACTGCGCAAATGGCTCGCTTCTATGCCATGTTAGGCGCGGGAGGTGTCAACAGACCGCTCACTGTACTAAAGCAAGATTCTATTCCAGAAGGGGATCGTGTTTTTCAACAGCAAGATGTTGAAGCGGTAGTAAACATGATGGAAAGCGTATTTGAAAGTGGTGGCACTGCACATAACGTTAAAGTTGATGGTTACCGTGCAGCGGGTAAAACGGGTACTTCTAAAAAAGCCGCAGTAGGTGGTTACGGTGATGAATATGTTGGTTATTTTGCAGGTGTTGCACCAGCAAGTAATCCACGTTTAGCTGTGGTAGTAATGATCAATGAACCTGGCGGTGATGTGTACTATGGAGGTGCCACTGCAGGCCCTGCATTTGCAGAAATCGTTTCTAACGCATTAAGAATATTAAACGTCGCACCCGACAAGGAAGAAGTTGCGTACGTAAAAGGTAAAAAGAACGATGCGTGA
- the murE gene encoding UDP-N-acetylmuramoyl-L-alanyl-D-glutamate--2,6-diaminopimelate ligase, with product MRDLKSILKYIEIDAPSQLVSHLRLDSRDVNPGDVFVAIKGHELDGGQFIAKAIEKGAVAVIADRLCEFDVAFESLYLVSELDKKLAELASRFYDKPSHSLDLIGVTGTNGKSTTTAMIAHLAQYCNTQSAIIGTLGFGHPDNLTPLINTTPSAVDLQHILSDLHQADKKLVAMEVSSHGLVQHRVAQCQFKAAVFTNLSRDHLDYHGDMASYGDAKLMLFRDFDPQLVVLNQDDNQAEQWLEKYDFNNLICYGRKNLAPKNAQYVYFSDVDYSAEGISAQLSTSWGDIKVKSPLFGEFNLYNLTAALATLLGLGYPLEQLIAGCQQLQPVAGRMQAFNVAGKPTCVVDYAHTPEALALALQALQKHVPGGVSCVFGCGGDRDKGKRVLMAQAAEKNANKVIITSDNPRSEDPNVIIAEVAAGLAAPQSAHLEADRASAISYAINNAASNEVVLIAGKGHEDYQIIGDERIDFCDRQFVQEQLIKTDRGTQA from the coding sequence ATGCGTGATTTAAAAAGCATTTTAAAATACATAGAAATAGATGCACCATCGCAGCTTGTAAGTCATTTGCGATTAGATAGCCGAGACGTCAACCCAGGCGATGTATTTGTAGCAATAAAAGGCCATGAGCTAGATGGCGGGCAGTTTATAGCTAAAGCAATTGAAAAGGGTGCTGTCGCAGTTATTGCCGACAGACTGTGCGAGTTTGATGTTGCTTTTGAGTCACTTTATTTAGTGTCTGAGCTTGATAAAAAGTTGGCTGAACTGGCTAGTCGTTTTTACGATAAACCGAGCCATAGCCTTGATTTAATTGGTGTAACTGGTACAAACGGTAAATCGACTACCACGGCTATGATTGCTCATTTAGCGCAGTATTGTAATACGCAGTCAGCAATTATTGGTACGCTTGGTTTTGGCCATCCAGATAATTTAACGCCGCTTATAAACACCACGCCTTCAGCAGTCGATTTACAACATATATTGAGCGACTTACATCAAGCAGATAAAAAGCTGGTGGCAATGGAAGTGTCGTCGCACGGACTTGTGCAGCACCGTGTTGCACAATGCCAGTTTAAAGCTGCTGTATTTACTAACCTTTCTCGCGATCACTTAGATTACCACGGTGATATGGCGAGTTATGGTGATGCAAAACTCATGCTATTTCGTGATTTTGACCCACAGCTTGTTGTACTAAACCAAGATGACAACCAAGCAGAGCAGTGGCTTGAAAAATACGATTTTAATAATTTAATTTGCTACGGACGAAAAAATTTAGCGCCTAAAAATGCACAGTATGTGTACTTTTCAGATGTTGATTATTCGGCTGAAGGTATTTCGGCGCAATTATCTACAAGCTGGGGTGATATTAAGGTAAAATCGCCGCTGTTTGGTGAATTTAATCTTTATAACTTAACAGCTGCTTTAGCCACGTTATTGGGTTTAGGTTATCCCCTAGAGCAACTTATTGCAGGTTGCCAACAACTTCAGCCAGTAGCAGGACGAATGCAAGCATTTAATGTTGCTGGTAAACCAACTTGCGTAGTTGATTATGCGCATACGCCAGAAGCATTAGCTTTAGCATTACAAGCATTGCAAAAACATGTGCCAGGTGGCGTGAGCTGTGTATTTGGCTGTGGTGGTGACAGGGACAAGGGGAAGCGCGTATTAATGGCCCAAGCTGCTGAAAAAAATGCTAACAAAGTGATTATTACCAGCGATAACCCACGCTCAGAAGATCCAAATGTGATTATTGCAGAGGTAGCTGCAGGTTTAGCTGCACCTCAAAGCGCACATTTAGAAGCTGATAGAGCGTCAGCAATTAGTTATGCAATTAATAATGCAGCTTCTAATGAAGTAGTGTTAATTGCGGGAAAAGGCCACGAAGACTATCAAATTATAGGCGATGAACGTATCGACTTTTGCGATCGCCAGTTTGTACAAGAACAATTAATAAAAACAGATAGAGGGACTCAAGCATGA